Genomic segment of Leishmania panamensis strain MHOM/PA/94/PSC-1 chromosome 20 sequence:
NNNNNNNNNNNNNNNNNNNNNNNNNNNNNNNNNNNNNNNNNNNNNNNNNNNNNNNNNNNNNNNNNNNNNNNNNNNNNNNNNNNNNNNNNNNNNNNNNNNNNNNNNNNNNNNNNNNNNNNNNNNNNNNNNNNNNNNNNNNNNNNNNNNNNNNNNNNNNNNNNNNNNNNNNNNNNNNNNNNNNNNNNNNNNNNNNNNNNNNNNNNNNNNNNNNNNNNNNNNNNNNNNNNNNNNNNNNNNNNNNNNNNNNNNNNNNNNNNNNNNNNNNNNNNNNNNNNNNNNNNNNNNNNNNNNNNNNNNNNNNNNNNNNNNNNNNNNNNNNNNNNNNNNNNNNNNNNNNNNNNNNNNNNNNNNNNNNNNNNNNNNNNNNNNNNNNNNNNNNNNNNNNNNNNNNNNNNNNNNNNNNNNNNNNNNNNNNNNNNNNNNNNNNNNNNNNNNNNNNNNNNNNNNNNNNNNNNNNNNNNNNNNNNNNNNNNNNNNNNNNNNNNNNNNNNNNNNNNNNNNNNNNNNNNNNNNNNNNNNNNNNNNNNNNNNNNNNNNNNNNNNNNNNNNNNNNNNNNNNNNNNNNNNNNNNNNNNNNNNNNNNNNNNNNNNNNNNNNNNNNNNNNNNNNNNNNNNNNNNNNNNNNNNNNNNNNNNNNNNNNNNNNNNNNNNNNNNNNNNNNNNNNNNNNNNNNNNNNNNNNNNNNNNNNNNNNNNNNNNNNNNNNNNNNNNNNNNNNNNNNNNNNNNNNNNNNNNNNNNNNNNNNNNNNNNNNNNNNNNNNNNNNNNNNNNNNNNNNNNNNNNNNNNNNNNNNNNNNNNNNNNNNNNNNNNNNNNNNNNNNNNNNNNNNNNNNNNNNNNNNNNNNNNNNNNNNNNNNNNNNNNNNNNNNNNNNNNNNNNNNNNNNNNNNNNNNNNNNNNNNNNNNNNNNNNNNNNNNNNNNNNNNNNNNNNNNNNNNNNNNNNNNNNNNNNNNNNNNNNNNNNNNNNNNNNNNNNNNNNNNNNNNNNNNNNNNNNNNNNNNNNNNNNNNNNNNNNNNNNNNNNNNNNNNNNNNNNNNNNNNNNNNNNNNNNNNNNNNNNNNNNNNNNNNNNNNNNNNNNNNNNNNNNNNNNNNNNNNNNNNNNNNNNNNNNNNNNNNNNNNNNNNNNNNNNNNNNNNNNNNNNNNNNNNNNNNNNNNNNNNNNNNNNNNNNNNNNNNNNNNNNNNNNNNNNNNNNNNNNNNNNNNNNNNNNNNNNNNNNNNNNNNNNNNNNNNNNNNNNNNNNNNNNNNNNNNNNNNNNNNNNNNNNNNNNNNNNNNNNNNNNNNNNNNNNNNNNNNNNNNNNNNNNNNNNNNNNNNNNNNNNNNNNNNNNNNNNNNNNNNNNNNNNNNNNNNNNNNNNNNNNNNNNNNNNNNNNNNNNNNNNNNNNNNNNNNNNNNNNNNNNNNNNNNNNNNNNNNNNNNNNNNNNNNNNNNNNNNNNNNNNNNNNNNNNNNNNNNNNNNNNNNNNNNNNNNNNNNNNNNNNNNNNNNNNNNNNNNNNNNNNNNNNNNNNNNNNNNNNNNNNNNNNNNNNNNNNNNNNNNNNNNNNNNNNNNNNNNNNNNNNNNNNNNNNNNNNNNNNNNNNNNNNNNNNNNNNNNNNNNNNNNNNNNNNNNNNNNNNNNNNNNNNNNNNNNNNNNNNNNNNNNNNNNNNNNNNNNNNNNNNNNNNNNNNNNNNNNNNNNNNNNNNNNNNNNNNNNNNNNNNNNNNNNNNNNNNNNNNNNNNNNNNNNNNNNNNNNNNNNNNNNNNNNNNNNNNNNNNNNNNNNNNNNNNNNNNNNNNNNNNNNNNNNNNNNNNNNNNNNNNNNNNNNNNNNNNNNNNNNNNNNNNNNNNNNNNNNNNNNNNNNNNNNNNNNNNNNNNNNNNNNNNNNNNNNNNNNNNNNNNNNNNNNNNNNNNNNNNNNNNNNNNNNNNNNNNNNNNNNNNNNNNNNNNNNNNNNNNNNNNNNNNNNNNNNNNNNNNNNNNNNNNNNNNNNNNNNNNNNNNNNNNNNNNNNNNNNNNNNNNNNNNNNNNNNNNNNNNNNNNNNNNNNNNNNNNNNNNNNNNNNNNNNNNNNNNNNNNNNNNNNNNNNNNNNNNNNNNNNNNNNNNNNNNNNNNNNNNNNNNNNNNNNNNNNNNNNNNNNNNNNNNNNNNNNNNNNNNNNNNNNNNNNNNNNNNNNNNNNNNNNNNNNNNNNNNNNNNNNNNNNNNNNNNNNNNNNNNNNNNNNNNNNNNNNNNNNNNNNNNNNNNNNNNNNNNNNNNNNNNNNNNNNNNNNNNNNNNNNNNNNNNNNNNNNNNNNNNNNNNNNNNNNNNNNNNNNNNNNNNNNNNNNNNNNNNNNNNNNNNNNNNNNNNNNNNNNNNNNNNNNNNNNNNNNNNNNNNNNNNNNNNNNNNNNNNNNNNNNNNNNNNNNNNNNNNNNNNNNNNNNNNNNNNNNNNNNNNNNNNNNNNNNNNNNNNNNNNNNNNNNNNNNNNNNNNNNNNNNNNNNNNNNNNNNNNNNNNNNNNNNNNNNNNNNNNNNNNNNNNNNNNNNNNNNNNNNNNNNNNNNNNNNNNNNNNNNNNNNNNNNNNNNNNNNNNNNNNNNNNNNNNNNNNNNNNNNNNNNNNNNNNNNNNNNNNNNNNNNNNNNNNNNNNNNNNNNNNNNNNNNNNNNNNNNNNNNNNNNNNNNNNNNNNNNNNNNNNNNNNNNNNNNNNNNNNNNNNNNNNNNNNNNNNNNNNNNNNNNNNNNNNNNNNNNNNNNNNNNNNNNNNNNNNNNNNNNNNNNNNNNNNNNNNNNNNNNNNNNNNNNNNNNNNNNNNNNNNNNNNNNNNNNNNNNNNNNNNNNNNNNNNNNNNNNNNNNNNNNNNNNNNNNNNNNNNNNNNNNNNNNNNNNNNNNNNNNNNNNNNNNNNNNNNNNNNNNNNNNNNNNNNNNNNNNNNNNNNNNNNNNNNNNNNNNNNNNNNNNNNNNNNNNNNNNNNNNNNNNNNNNNNNNNNNNNNNNNNNNNNNNNNNNNNNNNNNNNNNNNNNNNNNNNNNNNNNNNNNNNNNNNNNNNNNNNNNNNNNNNNNNNNNNNNNNNNNNNNNNNNNNNNNNNNNNNNNNNNNNNNNNNNNNNNNNNNNNNNNNNNNNNNNNNNNNNNNNNNNNNNNNNNNNNNNNNNNNNNNNNNNNNNNNNNNNNNNNNNNNNNNNNNNNNNNNNNNNNNNNNNNNNNNNNNNNNNNNNNNNNNNNNNNNNNNNNNNNNNNNNNNNNNNNNNNNNNNNNNNNNNNNNNNNNNNNNNNNNNNNNNNNNNNNNNNNNNNNNNNNNNNNNNNNNNNNNNNNNNNNNNNNNNNNNNNNNNNNNNNNNNNNNNNNNNNNNNNNNNNNNNNNNNNNNNNNNNNNNNNNNNNNNNNNNNNNNNNNNNNNNNNNNNNNNNNNNNNNNNNNNNNNNNNNNNNNNNNNNNNNNNNNNNNNNNNNNNNNNNNNNNNNNNNNNNNNNNNNNNNNNNNNNNNNNNNNNNNNNNNNNNNNNNNNNNNNNNNNNNNNNNNNNNNNNNNNNNNNNNNNNNNNNNNNNNNNNNNNNNNNNNNNNNNNNNNNNNNNNNNNNNNNNNNNNNNNNNNNNNNNNNNNNNNNNNNNNNNNNNNNNNNNNNNNNNNNNNNNNNNNNNNNNNNNNNNNNNNNNNNNNNNNNNNNNNNNNNNNNNNNNNNNNNNNNNNNNNNNNNNNNNNNNNNNNNNNNNNNNNNNNNNNNNNNNNNNNNNNNNNNNNNNNNNNNNNNNNNNNNNNNNNNNNNNNNNNNNNNNNNNNNNNNNNNNNNNNNNNNNNNNNNNNNNNNNNNNNNNNNNNNNNNNNNNNNNNNNNNNNNNNNNNNNNNNNNNNNNNNNNNNNNNNNNNNNNNNNNNNNNNNNNNNNNNNNNNNNNNNNNNNNNNNNNNNNNNNNNNNNNNNNNNNNNNNNNNNNNNNNNNNNNNNNNNNNNNNNNNNNNNNNNNNNNNNNNNNNNNNNNNNNNNNNNNNNNNNNNNNNNNNNNNNNNNNNNNNNNNNNNNNNNNNNNNNNNNNNNNNNNNNNNNNNNNNNNNNNNNNNNNNNNNNNNNNNNNNNNNNNNNNNNNNNNNNNNNNNNNNNNNNNNNNNNNNNNNNNNNNNNNNNNNNNNNNNNNNNNNNNNNNNNNNNNNNNNNNNNNNNNNNNNNNNNNNNNNNNNNNNNNNNNNNNNNNNNNNNNNNNNNNNNNNNNNNNNNNNNNNNNNNNNNNNNNNNNNNNNNNNNNNNNNNNNNNNNNNNNNNNNNNNNNNNNNNNNNNNNNNNNNNNNNNNNNNNNNNNNNNNNNNNNNNNNNNNNNNNNNNNNNNNNNNNNNNNNNNNNNNNNNNNNNNNNNNNNNNNNNNNNNNNNNNNNNNNNNNNNNNNNNNNNNNNNNNNNNNNNNNNNNNNNNNNNNNNNNNNNNNNNNNNNNNNNNNNNNNNNNNNNNNNNNNNNNNNNNNNNNNNNNNNNNNNNNNNNNNNNNNNNNNNNNNNNNNNNNNNNNNNNNNNNNNNNNNNNNNNNNNNNNNNNNNNNNNNNNNNNNNNNNNNNNNNNNNNNNNNNNNNNNNNNNNNNNNNNNNNNNNNNNNNNNNNNNNNNNNNNNNNNNNNNNNNNNNNNNNNNNNNNNNNNNNNNNNNNNNNNNNNNNNNNNNNNNNNNNNNNNNNNNNNNNNNNNNNNNNNNNNNNNNNNNNNNNNNNNNNNNNNNNNNNNNNNNNNNNNNNNNNNNNNNNNNNNNNNNNNNNNNNNNNNNNNNNNNNNNNNNNNNNNNNNNNNNNNNNNNNNNNNNNNNNNNNNNNNNNNNNNNNNNNNNNNNNNNNNNNNNNNNNNNNNNNNNNNNNNNNNNNNNNNNNNNNNNNNNNNNNNNNNNNNNNNNNNNNNNNNNNNNNNNNNNNNNNNNNNNNNNNNNNNNNNNNNNNNNNNNNNNNNNNNNNNNNNNNNNNNNNNNNNNNNNNNNNNNNNNNNNNNNNNNNNNNNNNNNNNNNNNNNNNNNNNNNNNNNNNNNNNNNNNNNNNNNNNNNNNNNNNNNNNNNNNNNNNNNNNNNNNNNNNNNNNNNNNNNNNNNNNNNNNNNNNNNNNNNNNNNNNNNNNNNNNNNNNNNNNNNNNNNNNNNNNNNNNNNNNNNNNNNNNNNNNNNNNNNNNNNNNNNNNNNNNNNNNNNNNNNNNNNNNNNNNNNNNNNNNNNNNNNNNNNNNNNNNNNNNNNNNNNNNNNNNNNNNNNNNNNNNNNNNNNNNNNNNNNNNNNNNNNNNNNNNNNNNNNNNNNNNNNNNNNNNNNNNNNNNNNNNNNNNNNNNNNNNNNNNNNNNNNNNNNNNNNNNNNNNNNNNNNNNNNNNNNNNNNNNNNNNNNNNNNNNNNNNNNNNNNNNNNNNNNNNNNNNNNNNNNNNNNNNNNNNNNNNNNNNNNNNNNNNNNNNNNNNNNNNNNNNNNNNNNNNNNNNNNNNNNNNNNNNNNNNNNNNNNNNNNNNNNNNNNNNNNNNNNNNGCCCCACGGCCGCATCCCTGTCGCGGTACTCCTCCAGTGTCACAGCGTACAGCGGTTCTCTTGTGATTTCGGCTGGGGAAATGGGATGATGTTGCGCTGATTCTGTTATTTTGGAAGAAGCGGACGAAGGTAGACAGCCGCTAGCTTCTCGTTGGGCGAGCGCTTTAATACGCTTTTGTCGGAAAGCGGTAAGCTCTTCTTTCTGTTTGGTGTTGAGTTGTAGGATAACCTGGGCGTATGCTTCTGCAGCCTTGAGCTGGATTAGGGTATCCATGAGTTCGGATTCGATGGCACGCAAATTTTGatttgtttcttcttttttgACAGCCAGGGCTTCTTTGAGTTCACTGAGCTGGTCAGTGGCCTGGGTACACTGCAGCTCGTAGTCTTTGAGGAGCTGATGCATTTCGTCAGTCTTCGCTTTTTGCTCAATGACTGCCGCCTGAAGGTTATCGGCAGCTTCTTTTTGACGGCGGTATTCATCTATTGTAACAGCGTACTCTGAGTTCCGTGCTGGGTCTTCTAGGAGAgcaaggtggtggcggaaTCGAGTTTGTTCAGCCCGTTGTTTCTGCAGGCGATGTTCTTCAAGTTGTTTCTCCTGTTGTTCTGCAAGGTCCTTAAGCTTTGCGACAATATGGCGGAGCTGAGCAACCTCGGTGTGTAGTGCATCTTGATCTCTCTGAGACGCTGCAAGCTGCTTCTTCAACTCGATAGCAGATTTGTCTAGAGTGTATTGTAGGGAGCGATTCTCGTTATTGAGCTTGTCGAGGAGCATGAGTAAGTCTCCAATTTCGCTCTCGTACGCATCTTTGTCGCTGCTAAAAGTGGTGTCTGGCATGTTCTCCATGAACTCGTCGAAGCATAGACCTTCATGCTTACCTTCTGGAATGCCCAGGGCGTGCTCAAGGCGTTCGATAGCTTTGTCGAGCCCAGTCTTTGCACCCAGAGGATCCTCATGAAGGCCGTGCATAGATGGAAAAGGGTAGCTTGAGAGCCTCTGATTGATCTCCTTCGTTGTCAAAGTTGCGGGATGGCTGACGGAGAATTCTGCAGAAAGGTGTTTTCCACGGGCTGCCATTTTCAGATTTGACACGCACTGAATCGGCGCGCAACATGCAAAGGCAGCCTCCGCGATAAAGACGGATTTCGTTTCCTCGGGTTTGTGATGTAACAGGGTATCTCCATCAACCCAAGGAAATGTTATAGTATGGTCAGTCACTACCGACGCTGCGTTCTTGTCCCATGCCGATAGCAAGTCCAAATGCTGGTGCTCTTTTAGTTTTTCGGAGAAAACAGATCCGCTCTCCACACCATCAGAAATTCCTATGGGTGTCGATACATTCTCCATGCACTTCAGCTGCTCGGCGAGGTGGCGAAGCTGATTGTGCAAGTCATCATTTTCGATATTCGCCGCCtcaacggcggcgcgcagTTTATGAAGCTCACTGTTGAGCTGGTTGCGACTCTGAATCACCTCCTCCATAGAATCTACTTCCTCTGAGGAAAGCAAGAGAAACGGAACTGTCGTCTGCGATATGACCCGCAGAACGGAACTACAGAGGACTGTTATGGAAGAAGACGCTGGGGCGAAATGTTGGCATTTCACCTGCATTACCGAAGATCCCTTTATCCTTTCCAGATCAGCCAACAATGATCGAGAGTGATTTCGATGTTTGCCAATTAAGGCAAGGCACTCTGACAACTCCTGTGAcgttcgctctctctcctccttggaAGTTCTAGAGTCCTGTGAGTTAATGTTCCCGCGAATGGCGAGGAGACGCTCTTGGTAGGCCTTCGCTTCAGCCTTCGAAGAAGCGGCTTCACTCTCTAGTTTTGTCACCATAGTTTCATCTACTGTGGCGCCCACCCACTGCTTGATTACGCACACACGGTCATCACAGCGAGTAACAGTCCCAACAGCCCACAGCCACTCCTTATGAGCATCCAGAAACTCATAAGACACAACAGACCCTTCCAGAGGTATATAGGACATCGTCACTGTGTTTACAGAGAGTCCCTCTAAAGAAAACTATGCACTGAATGATAATCGCTTCAGGAAGATAAAAATTGAGAAGGCTTCTAATAACTCTACTTTCTCATGCAAGCATGTAGCGATAGTCCTGATGAAACCACGTGCAATTCAGAAACACCTCAAAAAAAAGTCAACTTCTAAAACCTGCGTCTACCACGTGCTAGCCACACGAAACGGGAAAAAAGACACCCGAAAACCAACTCTACGCTTCGACTCCTTGAAAGTGGATGAGACGGGTCAATATTTACTGATCACGGATAATGCTCTTTAGTACTGTTGAGAGAGCCCAAGCAGAATACTTTTGGCCTTTTGAACAATGAGAAAGCTAAAGCACACAATAGCGGCTTAGTACAAAAAAAGACGAATGGTAAAAATGGCAGGAGAAAAGTAGAGAAGGACCTAAACGAAATAAtcataaaaaaaaaaagcgatgTGGATACACAACTTACAAAACTGCAAGAGTGATCGAGGCTGAGAAACTAGACAAGGCGCTAGCAACGCGCAAATTGAAGAGCGAAAATACGATACTGTATTTCCGATCCAACTAAGTTTCTTTTCGCGAGTGGGCAAA
This window contains:
- a CDS encoding hypothetical protein (TriTrypDB/GeneDB-style sysID: LpmP.20.2250.B~disrupted due to non-sequenced internal amino acid repeat) → MSYIPLEGSVVSYEFLDAHKEWLWAVGTVTRCDDRVCVIKQWVGATVDETMVTKLESEAASSKAEAKAYQERLLAIRGNINSQDSRTSKEERERTSQELSECLALIGKHRNHSRSLLADLERIKGSSVMQVKCQHFAPASSSITVLCSSVLRVISQTTVPFLLLSSEEVDSMEEVIQSRNQLNSELHKLRAAVEAANIENDDLHNQLRHLAEQLKCMENVSTPIGISDGVESGSVFSEKLKEHQHLDLLSAWDKNAASVVTDHTITFPWVDGDTLLHHKPEETKSVFIAEAAFACCAPIQCVSNLKMAARGKHLSAEFSVSHPATLTTKEINQRLSSYPFPSMHGLHEDPLGAKTGLDKAIERLEHALGIPEGKHEGLCFDEFMENMPDTTFSSDKDAYESEIGDLLMLLDKLNNENRSLQYTLDKSAIELKKQLAASQRDQDALHTEVAQLRHIVAKLKDLAEQQEKQLEEHRLQKQRAEQTRFRHHLALLEDPARNSEYAVTIDEYRRQKEAADNLQAAVIEQKAKTDEMHQLLKDYELQCTQATDQLSELKEALAVKKEETNQNLRAIESELMDTLIQLKAAEAYAQVILQLNTKQKEELTAFRQKRIKALAQREASGCLPSSASSKITESAQHHPISPAEITREPLYAVTLEEYRDRDAAVG